One Pseudodesulfovibrio cashew DNA window includes the following coding sequences:
- the iorA gene encoding indolepyruvate ferredoxin oxidoreductase subunit alpha has translation MANPLLADTPGEIHLLLGNEAIVRGAVEAGIQVVTCYPGTPSSEVPDTFYRLSPEGKYYFEYSVNEKVAMEVASGATVSGAMTLCTMKHVGVNVAADPLLTLCYVGAPGGLILLSADDPGCHSSQNEQDNRIYARLAGMPVLEPASAQEAKNMARDGLLLSKKHGAPLLLRTTTRVNHLRGPVEFGPAPDPGKPEGFKRNPSKFVPIPAFARPMHLALMERMEALREEAEQSPYNTVSGQGDLGIVCSGISRAYVADALDNAGLAAKVSVLNLGFSNPLPERLCLDFLKSASKVLVVEELEPVVENELRVLAQKNGVEIEILGKDTLPRYGEFNVTMVENAIRELVGEEVLPACDCEMPELPTRPPNLCAGCPHRGTYYAARKVFGDDALYSSDIGCYTLGLLPPLKTADFLICMGSSISAGGGASKVNDKPVVAFIGDSTFFHSGLTGIANAVFNSHDVLVVVLDNRTTAMTGHQPHPGVDKTVIGENDHPLDIESAVRGLGVTEIRNVNPFNQKKTVAAFEELKEMKGVRVLIAKEPCPLYARRVYKKVSPQVAYVADTCNGRFECLDHLACPAMYKEGGKAAVNPILCNGCMLCLQVCGHIKAKKRGS, from the coding sequence ATGGCAAATCCCCTATTGGCCGACACTCCCGGCGAAATCCACCTCCTGCTGGGCAACGAAGCCATCGTCCGTGGCGCAGTGGAGGCGGGAATCCAGGTGGTCACCTGTTATCCCGGCACGCCCTCCTCGGAGGTCCCGGACACGTTCTACCGGCTCTCCCCCGAAGGCAAGTACTACTTCGAATATTCCGTCAACGAAAAGGTCGCCATGGAGGTCGCCTCAGGAGCCACCGTCTCCGGGGCCATGACCCTGTGCACCATGAAGCACGTAGGCGTGAACGTGGCGGCCGACCCGCTGCTCACCCTCTGCTACGTGGGCGCTCCCGGCGGGCTGATCCTTCTTTCCGCAGACGACCCCGGCTGCCACTCCAGCCAGAACGAACAGGACAACCGCATTTACGCCCGCTTGGCCGGCATGCCCGTGCTGGAGCCCGCCTCGGCCCAGGAGGCCAAGAACATGGCCCGCGACGGCCTGCTCCTGTCAAAAAAGCACGGCGCTCCGCTGCTGCTCCGCACCACGACCCGCGTCAACCACCTGCGCGGCCCGGTTGAATTCGGTCCGGCCCCCGATCCCGGCAAGCCCGAAGGCTTCAAGCGCAACCCCTCCAAGTTCGTGCCCATCCCGGCCTTTGCCCGGCCCATGCACCTGGCGCTCATGGAACGCATGGAGGCCCTGCGCGAGGAAGCCGAACAGTCGCCTTACAACACCGTAAGCGGCCAGGGCGATCTCGGCATCGTCTGCTCCGGCATCTCCCGCGCCTACGTGGCCGACGCCCTGGACAACGCCGGACTGGCCGCCAAGGTCTCGGTCCTCAATCTCGGTTTCTCCAACCCCCTGCCCGAACGCCTCTGCCTCGACTTCCTCAAGTCCGCGTCAAAGGTGCTGGTGGTCGAGGAGCTGGAGCCGGTCGTGGAAAACGAACTCCGGGTCCTGGCCCAGAAGAACGGCGTGGAAATCGAAATTCTCGGCAAGGACACCCTGCCGCGCTACGGCGAATTCAACGTAACCATGGTCGAAAACGCCATCCGCGAGCTGGTCGGCGAGGAAGTCCTCCCGGCCTGCGACTGCGAGATGCCCGAGCTGCCCACTCGTCCGCCGAACCTCTGCGCGGGCTGTCCGCATCGCGGCACCTACTACGCCGCGCGCAAGGTCTTCGGCGACGACGCCCTCTATTCCTCCGACATCGGCTGCTACACCCTGGGCCTCCTGCCCCCGCTCAAGACGGCGGACTTCCTCATCTGTATGGGGTCCTCCATCTCGGCCGGCGGCGGCGCCTCCAAGGTCAACGACAAGCCCGTGGTCGCGTTCATCGGCGACTCCACCTTCTTCCACTCGGGCCTGACCGGCATCGCCAACGCGGTCTTCAACAGCCATGACGTGCTCGTGGTGGTCCTCGACAACAGGACCACGGCCATGACCGGCCACCAGCCGCACCCCGGCGTGGACAAGACTGTCATCGGCGAAAACGACCACCCGCTGGACATCGAATCCGCGGTTCGCGGCCTGGGCGTCACCGAAATCCGCAACGTCAATCCCTTCAACCAGAAGAAGACCGTTGCCGCGTTCGAGGAGCTCAAGGAGATGAAGGGCGTACGCGTGCTCATCGCCAAGGAGCCGTGCCCGCTCTACGCTCGCCGCGTCTACAAGAAGGTCTCGCCGCAGGTGGCCTACGTGGCCGACACCTGCAACGGCCGGTTCGAATGTCTGGACCACCTGGCCTGCCCCGCCATGTACAAGGAAGGGGGCAAGGCCGCGGTCAATCCGATCCTGTGCAACGGCTGCATGCTCTGCCTGCAGGTCTGCGGACACATCAAAGCGAAGAAGAGGGGCAGTTAA
- a CDS encoding indolepyruvate oxidoreductase subunit beta, which translates to MSDTKKVRIFMTGVGGQGTLTATTLLAKTALSQGLPVTSGEIHGMAQRGGVVESTVLIGCASPKIGTGEADILVGFEPMETMRALPYLKPGGLVLSSTEFLPPLSVAMGQQECPTIDDIRKAVSACTDKVYFMASQSIGLKAGAVQAGNIAMLAALCAAGELPFGPEALAETIKANLPEKIQAVNLKALELGVKALEA; encoded by the coding sequence ATGAGTGATACCAAGAAAGTCCGCATCTTCATGACCGGCGTGGGCGGCCAGGGTACCCTGACCGCCACCACCCTGCTGGCCAAGACCGCGCTCAGCCAGGGGCTGCCGGTGACGTCCGGCGAAATCCACGGCATGGCCCAGCGCGGCGGCGTGGTCGAGTCCACCGTCCTGATCGGGTGCGCGTCACCCAAGATCGGCACGGGCGAGGCCGACATCCTGGTGGGCTTCGAGCCCATGGAGACCATGCGCGCCCTGCCCTATCTCAAGCCCGGCGGGCTGGTGCTCTCCTCCACGGAGTTCCTGCCGCCCCTGTCCGTGGCCATGGGCCAGCAGGAGTGCCCGACCATCGACGATATCAGGAAGGCGGTTTCCGCCTGCACGGACAAGGTCTACTTCATGGCCAGCCAGTCCATCGGCCTGAAAGCGGGCGCGGTCCAGGCGGGCAACATCGCCATGCTGGCCGCCCTTTGCGCCGCGGGCGAGCTGCCCTTCGGCCCCGAGGCCCTGGCAGAGACCATCAAGGCCAACCTGCCGGAAAAGATTCAGGCGGTGAACCTCAAGGCCCTGGAACTGGGCGTCAAGGCCCTGGAGGCCTAG
- a CDS encoding glycosyltransferase family 2 protein, protein MLRSCDLASLPHDLRRHLLLGFTGRPHLHASAGVALRHSHRPGDDASVMAADMLLAAWGENPFDGYCVSALAGSAEKLPPSPAELLPVMRAVLLHWRPEITPEARTAMGGAPEEQLAFLRKRLAETPDSLFWWHHLYEFSRITGDWGVLASALTRSAPPDELVPLFVYARANALLASGDAVAAAAMYIQCLDVLPLPVIEERLASAWFRSGSEDRARALLAKCAADRPWNVSLRLRLRDLKLGGPSRTTMPEGRIMVLAYSWNKADDLAATLDSLYESDLGESVAVRVLDNGSTDHTPEVLARFADRFGRERVETIVLPVNAGAPAARNWLMNLPEVCEAEYAAYIDDDIFLPRDWLGRLGEAAKRYPDAVVWGCKVVDHSGPARVQCGEHNLTPDAEERKETLMSTLMLQDGDFGQADYIRPCASVTGCVHLFRAERLLAGGGFDLRFSPTQYDDLERDLRMVLGGGYAVYTGHLAIPHKRRSGGMSEAGRPESANASANLYKLMAKYSPAEFEAMAAHMDRVLFEDLEPGKAAE, encoded by the coding sequence ATGCTCCGCTCCTGCGACCTCGCCAGCCTGCCGCACGATCTCCGCCGTCATCTGCTGCTCGGCTTCACCGGAAGGCCCCATCTGCACGCTTCGGCCGGAGTGGCCCTGCGCCACAGCCACCGTCCGGGAGACGACGCCTCGGTCATGGCGGCGGACATGCTCCTTGCGGCCTGGGGCGAAAATCCCTTCGACGGCTATTGCGTCTCGGCGTTGGCCGGGAGCGCGGAAAAGCTGCCTCCGTCGCCCGCCGAACTGCTGCCGGTCATGCGGGCCGTGCTGCTTCACTGGCGTCCCGAGATCACGCCCGAGGCCAGGACCGCCATGGGTGGCGCGCCGGAGGAGCAATTGGCCTTCCTGCGAAAACGCCTTGCGGAAACCCCGGACAGCCTGTTCTGGTGGCATCACCTTTACGAATTTTCCCGCATCACCGGGGACTGGGGCGTGTTGGCTTCGGCCCTGACCCGGAGTGCGCCCCCGGACGAGCTGGTCCCGCTCTTCGTCTACGCGAGGGCCAACGCGTTGCTGGCGTCGGGCGACGCCGTGGCCGCTGCCGCCATGTACATTCAGTGTCTGGATGTCCTGCCCCTGCCTGTGATCGAGGAGCGGCTAGCCTCGGCCTGGTTCCGCTCCGGGAGCGAGGACCGGGCGCGCGCCCTGCTCGCCAAGTGCGCGGCGGACCGCCCGTGGAATGTCTCCCTGCGCCTGCGCCTGCGCGACCTCAAGCTGGGTGGCCCTTCACGGACTACCATGCCGGAGGGCCGGATCATGGTGCTGGCCTACAGTTGGAACAAGGCGGACGACCTGGCGGCCACCCTCGACTCCCTTTACGAGTCCGACCTGGGCGAGAGCGTGGCGGTGCGCGTCCTGGACAACGGTTCCACCGACCACACCCCCGAGGTCCTCGCCCGGTTCGCGGATCGTTTCGGGCGGGAACGGGTGGAAACCATTGTCCTGCCGGTAAATGCGGGTGCGCCTGCCGCCCGGAACTGGCTCATGAACCTGCCCGAGGTGTGCGAGGCGGAGTATGCCGCCTACATCGACGATGATATTTTTCTGCCCCGAGACTGGCTGGGGCGGTTGGGCGAGGCCGCAAAGCGCTATCCCGACGCCGTGGTCTGGGGCTGCAAAGTGGTGGATCACTCCGGTCCGGCCCGGGTGCAGTGTGGCGAACACAATCTGACGCCTGACGCCGAAGAGCGAAAGGAAACGCTTATGTCCACCCTGATGCTGCAGGACGGAGACTTCGGCCAGGCCGACTACATCCGGCCCTGCGCGTCAGTGACCGGGTGTGTTCATCTGTTTCGGGCAGAGCGGCTTCTGGCCGGCGGCGGGTTCGACCTGCGTTTTTCCCCCACCCAGTACGACGACCTTGAGCGGGACCTGCGCATGGTCCTGGGCGGAGGGTACGCTGTCTACACCGGGCATCTGGCCATTCCGCACAAGCGCCGTTCCGGTGGGATGAGCGAGGCCGGGCGGCCCGAGTCCGCCAATGCCTCGGCCAACCTGTACAAGCTCATGGCCAAATATTCGCCCGCCGAGTTCGAGGCCATGGCCGCGCACATGGACCGGGTCCTGTTTGAGGACCTGGAGCCTGGCAAGGCGGCGGAATGA
- a CDS encoding dihydrolipoyl dehydrogenase family protein → MYTHDVIVLGGGPAGGGVAAILARAGKNVAMTESVAYGGVCPLRGCNPKKVLLSGAEAVHMAKGLAGKGVRGALAVDWAELMEFKRSFSDPVPESARKAYADMGIDVRLGEASFTGPETVSVNGETLSAPHICICVGQTPNTLDAPGCEDLPVSDDFLELEALPRRVVFIGGGFIAFEFAHVARQAGAEVVLLNRSDRVLRKFDPVLADELVKASVADGIDVRMEHPIHRVEKTGKGYVVHCGEGGGDRVEADMVFNCTGRRPALDGLELEAAGVEFSRHGVTVDEGMRSVSNPSVFALGDVADQGAALTPVATIQSQVAAANILEPGSATVNYSGVPNVCYTVPPLAGVGLLETEAAALGLDFEVKETNLADSFPWQRLGEKAGRARVLVSEKEDRILGAHLLGHNCEEVVNLFALIIRQEIPLSKVRDTVWAYPTCGYYLKYMV, encoded by the coding sequence ATGTACACGCATGATGTAATCGTTTTGGGCGGCGGCCCCGCCGGGGGCGGGGTGGCCGCGATCCTCGCCAGGGCCGGAAAGAACGTGGCCATGACCGAATCCGTGGCCTACGGCGGGGTGTGCCCGTTGCGGGGCTGCAACCCCAAGAAGGTGCTCCTGAGTGGGGCCGAGGCCGTACACATGGCCAAGGGACTCGCCGGGAAGGGCGTGCGGGGGGCGCTCGCCGTGGATTGGGCCGAGCTCATGGAATTCAAGCGATCATTTTCCGATCCCGTTCCCGAGAGCGCCCGCAAGGCCTATGCGGACATGGGCATCGACGTGCGTCTGGGTGAGGCCTCCTTTACCGGTCCGGAGACGGTTTCGGTCAACGGTGAGACGCTCTCCGCGCCGCATATCTGCATCTGCGTTGGGCAGACGCCCAATACGCTGGACGCGCCGGGCTGCGAGGATCTTCCGGTCAGCGACGATTTTCTGGAGCTGGAGGCGCTCCCTCGCCGGGTCGTCTTTATCGGCGGCGGTTTCATCGCCTTCGAGTTCGCGCACGTTGCCAGGCAGGCCGGGGCCGAGGTGGTTCTGCTCAATCGGTCGGACCGCGTCCTGCGCAAGTTCGATCCCGTCCTGGCCGACGAGCTGGTGAAGGCTTCGGTCGCGGACGGCATCGACGTTCGCATGGAGCACCCCATCCACAGGGTGGAGAAGACGGGAAAAGGTTACGTGGTCCACTGCGGCGAGGGAGGCGGGGACCGCGTCGAGGCGGACATGGTCTTCAATTGCACCGGGCGTCGTCCTGCCCTGGATGGTCTGGAACTGGAGGCGGCGGGTGTGGAGTTCTCCCGACACGGCGTCACCGTGGACGAGGGTATGCGCTCCGTGTCCAACCCGTCCGTGTTCGCCCTTGGCGACGTGGCTGATCAGGGGGCCGCCCTGACTCCTGTGGCTACCATCCAGAGCCAGGTGGCGGCGGCCAATATCCTTGAGCCGGGATCGGCCACGGTCAACTATTCCGGTGTCCCCAACGTCTGCTATACGGTGCCGCCCTTGGCGGGGGTGGGCCTGCTGGAGACGGAGGCCGCAGCCCTGGGGCTGGATTTCGAGGTCAAGGAGACCAACCTGGCCGACTCCTTCCCCTGGCAGCGGCTCGGTGAAAAGGCTGGCCGTGCGCGGGTGCTGGTCAGCGAAAAGGAGGACCGCATCCTGGGGGCGCATCTGCTGGGCCACAACTGTGAGGAGGTCGTCAACCTCTTTGCCCTGATCATCCGGCAGGAAATCCCGCTCTCCAAGGTCCGGGACACGGTCTGGGCCTATCCCACCTGCGGATATTACCTCAAATACATGGTCTGA
- a CDS encoding transcriptional regulator — MAENNTDGQSALEQVESHVPEQLHPILEAAFKHQKQLVIAVTAIVAIAAIYSGITAYNQRALTDTQAELGKILIKTAGEEKITKLEALLASAPSGAKPAILLELARANMTNGQYDKAADYWNQITGDTDDELRYVARLGKAKALSLAGKPAEAVVILKDLAASANPAMTLAVNRQLAVAAEQAGDNATALAAYRKVAEQQNIPDKPFIDYKIAQLEAK, encoded by the coding sequence ATGGCTGAAAACAATACCGACGGACAGAGCGCCCTGGAGCAGGTCGAATCCCACGTTCCCGAGCAGCTCCACCCCATTCTCGAAGCCGCGTTCAAGCACCAGAAGCAACTCGTCATCGCCGTGACCGCCATCGTCGCGATCGCAGCCATCTACTCCGGCATCACCGCCTACAACCAGCGCGCCCTGACCGATACCCAGGCCGAACTGGGCAAGATCCTCATCAAGACCGCAGGCGAGGAAAAGATCACCAAGCTCGAAGCCCTGCTGGCCAGCGCCCCGTCCGGGGCCAAGCCCGCCATCCTCCTCGAACTGGCCCGGGCCAACATGACCAACGGCCAGTACGACAAGGCTGCTGACTACTGGAACCAGATCACCGGCGACACCGACGACGAGCTCCGTTACGTGGCCCGGCTGGGCAAGGCCAAGGCCCTGTCCCTGGCAGGCAAGCCCGCCGAAGCCGTGGTCATCCTCAAGGACCTCGCCGCCTCCGCCAACCCGGCCATGACCCTGGCCGTCAACCGCCAGCTGGCCGTCGCGGCCGAGCAGGCGGGCGACAACGCCACCGCCCTGGCTGCCTACCGCAAGGTGGCCGAGCAGCAGAATATTCCGGACAAGCCGTTCATCGACTACAAGATCGCCCAACTGGAAGCGAAATAA
- a CDS encoding sigma-54-dependent Fis family transcriptional regulator, producing MAHTQQDSSDLSYLNTLIKVQETLKRDTPLEESLNALLKILAQDMEYVRAFMVIMDPKTENLKLSLTYSPAQAEDVTYSPGRGIIGRVFDSGEAITVTRMSDDPEFLNKAFGRSEEELRKLGFICVPVINRRAEEEEVIGALSVDVPLIPADDMAAHCQFLEVVAGIIAGHVAQLQEEMATQNHLLTQGLMAGGADAAPPKDFVAASKAMRLVLRQSRQVAPSRATALLRGESGTGKELLAEAIHSSSPRSDKPLIKLNCAALPSELIESELFGHQKGAFTGAFQTKRGLFEVADQGTLFLDEIGELSMDAQAKVLRAIQEKEIQRVGSEQSITVDVRLICATHQPLEELLEKGKFREDLYYRINVFPIFIPPLKERREDILPLAEYFLNEFCDEYGKEVKRISTPAIELLVMYHWPGNVRELKNCMERAVLLCEEAVIRTYHLPPTLQSAESSATGTNLSFGEAVAKFEQELLVDSLKKTGGNMLQSARDLRVSYRIVNYKVKKYNIDVKKYSQSKKKKKKLES from the coding sequence ATGGCTCATACACAACAAGACTCTTCGGATCTCAGCTACCTGAACACGCTGATCAAGGTTCAGGAAACACTGAAGCGGGACACGCCGCTTGAGGAGTCTTTGAACGCGCTCCTGAAAATCCTGGCCCAGGACATGGAGTACGTCCGGGCGTTCATGGTCATCATGGACCCCAAGACCGAAAACCTGAAGCTCTCCCTGACCTACTCCCCGGCCCAGGCCGAGGACGTCACCTACTCCCCGGGCCGCGGCATCATCGGCCGCGTCTTCGATTCGGGCGAGGCCATCACCGTGACCCGCATGTCCGATGACCCCGAATTCCTGAACAAGGCCTTCGGCAGGAGCGAGGAGGAGCTTCGGAAGCTCGGCTTCATCTGCGTCCCGGTCATCAACCGCCGGGCCGAGGAGGAAGAGGTCATCGGCGCGCTCTCCGTGGACGTGCCGCTCATCCCGGCCGACGACATGGCCGCCCACTGCCAGTTCCTGGAAGTGGTCGCGGGCATCATCGCGGGCCACGTGGCGCAGTTGCAGGAAGAGATGGCCACCCAGAACCACCTGCTCACCCAGGGACTCATGGCCGGGGGAGCGGACGCGGCTCCGCCCAAGGACTTCGTGGCGGCCTCCAAGGCCATGCGCCTGGTCCTGCGCCAGTCCCGCCAGGTGGCGCCCAGCCGGGCCACCGCGCTGCTGCGCGGCGAATCCGGCACCGGCAAGGAGCTGCTGGCCGAGGCCATTCACTCCTCCAGCCCTCGCTCCGACAAGCCGCTGATCAAGCTCAACTGCGCGGCCCTGCCCTCCGAACTGATCGAATCCGAGCTCTTCGGCCACCAGAAGGGCGCGTTCACCGGTGCGTTCCAGACCAAACGCGGCCTGTTCGAAGTGGCGGACCAGGGCACCCTGTTCCTGGACGAGATCGGCGAACTCTCCATGGACGCCCAGGCCAAGGTCCTGCGCGCCATCCAGGAGAAGGAGATCCAGCGCGTGGGCAGCGAGCAGTCCATCACCGTGGACGTCCGACTCATCTGCGCCACCCACCAGCCCCTGGAGGAGCTGCTGGAAAAGGGCAAGTTCCGCGAGGACCTCTACTACCGCATCAACGTCTTTCCCATCTTCATCCCGCCCCTCAAGGAGCGGCGCGAGGACATCCTGCCCCTGGCGGAATACTTCCTCAACGAGTTCTGCGACGAGTACGGCAAGGAGGTGAAGCGCATCTCCACCCCGGCCATCGAGCTGCTGGTCATGTACCACTGGCCCGGCAACGTCCGCGAACTGAAGAACTGCATGGAACGCGCGGTGCTGCTGTGCGAGGAGGCGGTCATCCGCACCTACCACCTGCCGCCCACCCTCCAGTCCGCCGAGAGCTCGGCCACCGGCACCAACCTCTCCTTCGGCGAGGCCGTGGCCAAGTTCGAGCAGGAGCTGCTGGTGGACTCCCTGAAGAAGACCGGCGGCAACATGCTCCAGTCGGCGAGGGACCTGCGCGTGTCCTACCGGATCGTCAACTACAAGGTCAAAAAGTACAATATCGATGTGAAAAAGTACTCCCAGAGCAAGAAAAAGAAAAAAAAGCTCGAGAGTTAA
- a CDS encoding glutamate-5-semialdehyde dehydrogenase, with translation MDIREQMIEMGKSAKAAARELAKASGKAKQDALLILAGLLESEQDAIAEANKLDLDAAAERGLDKARVQRLTISEKVLASMIQGCREVAAMADPVGEIESMIKRPNGMLVGRMRVPLGVVAMIYESRPNATVDAGILCLKAGNAVILRGGSEAFHSNKCLAGLMHRALKEAGLPEAAVQVPPTTAREAVAEMLKLADYIDVVIPRGGEGLIRAVTEQATMPVLKHYKGVCHLYADDSCDLDKALPIVENAKMQYPSGCNALECLLVHKDVAEALLPKVAGLLGPKGVKFKACERSLPLMGEFAEPAVDADWGYEFLDLVLAVRVVDSLDEAMDFIDAHGSNHTESILSENYEHCMRFIREVDASLVVANATTRFNDGGQLGLGAEIGISTSKLHAYGPMGIKELTSAKFVLLGEGQIRE, from the coding sequence ATGGATATTCGTGAACAGATGATCGAGATGGGCAAGTCGGCCAAGGCGGCTGCCCGCGAGCTGGCCAAGGCATCCGGCAAGGCCAAGCAGGACGCCCTGCTCATCCTGGCCGGGCTGCTGGAGAGCGAGCAGGACGCCATCGCCGAGGCCAACAAGCTGGACCTGGACGCGGCGGCGGAGCGCGGCCTGGACAAGGCCCGCGTGCAGCGGCTGACCATCAGCGAGAAGGTCCTCGCCTCCATGATCCAGGGCTGCCGCGAGGTGGCGGCCATGGCCGACCCGGTCGGCGAGATCGAGTCCATGATCAAGCGGCCCAACGGCATGCTGGTCGGGCGCATGCGCGTGCCCCTCGGCGTGGTGGCCATGATTTACGAATCCCGCCCCAATGCCACGGTTGACGCGGGCATCCTCTGCCTCAAGGCGGGCAACGCGGTCATCCTGCGCGGCGGCTCCGAAGCCTTTCACTCCAACAAGTGCCTGGCCGGGCTCATGCACCGCGCCCTGAAAGAGGCCGGACTGCCCGAGGCGGCGGTCCAGGTGCCGCCCACCACGGCCCGCGAGGCCGTGGCCGAGATGCTCAAGCTGGCCGACTACATCGACGTGGTCATCCCGCGCGGCGGCGAAGGGCTGATCCGCGCCGTTACCGAGCAGGCCACCATGCCCGTGCTCAAGCACTACAAGGGCGTCTGCCACCTCTACGCCGACGACTCCTGCGATCTGGACAAGGCCCTGCCCATCGTGGAGAACGCCAAGATGCAGTACCCCAGCGGATGCAATGCCCTGGAATGTCTGCTGGTCCACAAGGACGTGGCCGAAGCGCTGCTGCCCAAGGTGGCCGGACTGCTCGGTCCCAAGGGCGTCAAGTTCAAGGCGTGCGAGCGTTCCCTGCCACTGATGGGCGAATTCGCCGAGCCTGCCGTGGACGCAGACTGGGGCTACGAGTTTCTGGACCTGGTCCTGGCCGTCAGGGTGGTCGACTCCCTGGACGAGGCCATGGATTTCATCGACGCGCATGGCTCCAATCACACCGAGTCCATCCTCAGCGAGAACTACGAGCACTGCATGCGCTTCATCCGCGAGGTGGACGCCTCCCTGGTGGTGGCCAACGCCACGACCCGTTTCAACGATGGCGGCCAGCTCGGCCTGGGCGCGGAGATCGGCATCTCCACCTCCAAGCTGCACGCCTACGGCCCCATGGGCATCAAGGAGCTGACCAGCGCCAAGTTCGTCCTCCTCGGCGAGGGGCAGATTCGGGAATAG
- a CDS encoding glycosyltransferase family 2 protein, with protein sequence MDRFDFPHTLAPCPGILPVFEERFNGWQLGMGLPGTLTAVRRGLLTLAKATPECRNVATSAALWAFQAHPLAPDTAFGVMETGAAKSSVPSLHRIAAKLAKLDRPDPVHKEDARAMTSLHDLLRQENPALILLQLKQLLEDGTKILAWLDYCWQDLLFYGKPAIPRAALDTIPWETTLPELGPRMEADWAFHCLPPEDALPYVERLDPNLWGLWRAYAAGELLLRMGRTGQAKGVFANLWKAIPWHVNLTLKLHSLFQPVSLADETHAEDAAVLLYSWNKADLLERTLDSLAQSRIGGARIYALDNGSTDRTPEVLDQALERFGGERLHVETLPVNVGAPAARNWLLALPGVRESKWAAFLDDDVILPEDWLLHLLGAAATREDAGAVGCRITAAAPPYGLQSADYNLIPGPPPATEPGHLPNRVPVFDNCAGTTDDGMFTYTRTCLSVSGCCHLVNLRAVEKVGGFDLRYTPSQFDDLDRDLRSALAGMPALYAGGLAVRHIQHSSLAKSQTTKQIGHVMGNKFKLDTKYSDEELIRLGEQNKRLLWQDLREKHGFLVDRLGLGA encoded by the coding sequence ATGGACCGCTTCGACTTTCCCCATACCCTGGCCCCGTGCCCCGGCATCCTGCCCGTATTCGAAGAACGCTTCAACGGATGGCAACTCGGCATGGGGCTGCCCGGAACCCTGACTGCCGTGCGCCGGGGTTTGCTCACCCTGGCCAAGGCCACCCCGGAATGCCGGAATGTGGCCACCAGTGCGGCCCTGTGGGCTTTCCAGGCCCACCCCCTGGCCCCGGACACCGCCTTCGGCGTGATGGAGACAGGCGCGGCCAAATCCTCGGTTCCGTCCCTGCACCGCATCGCCGCCAAGCTGGCCAAGCTGGACCGGCCCGACCCCGTGCACAAGGAAGACGCCCGGGCCATGACCTCGCTTCATGACCTGCTGCGGCAGGAAAACCCGGCCCTGATCCTCCTGCAACTGAAGCAACTCCTGGAAGATGGGACCAAGATCCTCGCCTGGCTCGACTACTGCTGGCAGGACCTGCTTTTTTACGGCAAGCCCGCCATCCCCAGGGCGGCTCTGGACACGATCCCGTGGGAGACCACCCTGCCGGAGCTCGGCCCGCGCATGGAGGCTGACTGGGCCTTTCACTGCCTGCCGCCCGAGGACGCCCTGCCCTACGTGGAGCGCCTTGATCCGAACCTTTGGGGACTGTGGCGGGCCTATGCCGCCGGGGAGCTGCTCCTGCGCATGGGTCGGACCGGCCAGGCCAAGGGCGTGTTCGCCAACCTGTGGAAGGCCATTCCCTGGCACGTCAACCTGACCCTCAAGCTGCACAGCCTCTTCCAGCCCGTATCTCTCGCCGACGAGACCCATGCCGAAGACGCCGCCGTGCTTCTCTATTCCTGGAACAAGGCGGACCTGCTGGAGCGGACCCTGGACAGCCTGGCCCAGAGCCGCATCGGCGGCGCCCGAATTTACGCTCTGGACAACGGCTCCACCGACCGTACCCCCGAGGTGCTTGATCAGGCCCTGGAGAGATTCGGCGGGGAGCGGCTGCACGTGGAAACCCTGCCGGTCAACGTGGGCGCGCCCGCCGCGCGCAACTGGCTCCTTGCCCTGCCCGGCGTAAGAGAGTCCAAATGGGCCGCCTTCCTCGACGACGACGTGATCCTGCCCGAAGACTGGCTGCTCCATCTGCTCGGGGCAGCGGCCACACGGGAGGACGCAGGGGCTGTCGGCTGCCGGATCACCGCTGCCGCGCCGCCCTACGGATTGCAGTCCGCCGACTACAACCTCATCCCCGGCCCTCCGCCCGCCACCGAACCCGGACACCTGCCCAACCGGGTGCCGGTCTTCGACAACTGCGCCGGGACCACGGACGACGGGATGTTCACCTACACCCGCACCTGCCTGTCCGTTTCGGGCTGCTGCCACCTGGTCAACCTGCGGGCCGTGGAAAAGGTCGGCGGCTTCGACCTGCGCTACACCCCGTCCCAGTTCGACGACCTGGATCGCGACCTGCGCTCGGCCCTGGCCGGAATGCCCGCCCTGTACGCAGGCGGCCTGGCCGTTCGCCACATCCAGCACTCCAGCCTGGCCAAATCGCAGACGACAAAGCAAATCGGGCATGTCATGGGCAACAAGTTCAAGCTCGACACCAAGTATTCGGACGAAGAGCTCATCCGCCTGGGCGAGCAGAACAAGCGGCTCCTCTGGCAGGATCTCAGGGAGAAGCACGGGTTTCTGGTTGACCGTCTGGGGCTTGGGGCATAA
- a CDS encoding cold-shock protein, producing MRREGEVSWFNEQKGFGFITGEDGMDVFVHYTEIVRDGFQTLEAGEKVTYELTDEDIGPKAVNVHLKSDVPTISVL from the coding sequence GTGCGGCGTGAAGGCGAAGTGAGCTGGTTCAACGAGCAGAAGGGGTTCGGTTTCATCACCGGTGAGGACGGCATGGACGTGTTCGTCCACTACACCGAGATAGTCCGCGACGGCTTCCAGACCCTGGAGGCCGGGGAAAAGGTCACCTACGAGCTTACGGACGAGGATATCGGCCCCAAGGCAGTCAATGTCCACCTCAAATCGGACGTCCCCACGATTTCGGTTCTCTGA